In Denticeps clupeoides unplaced genomic scaffold, fDenClu1.1, whole genome shotgun sequence, the DNA window tcctaATAATTATGAGTCGCTTGAGCTTGCGTGTGTTTctgtaaattaaaagtaaaattctCCATGGCGACGAGaagctgtacattttaaaagacgtgcattacatttaaagtgtgtgtgtgtcggtgtgtgcgtttgtgtaaCTGTGCACTGATACCCCTGCGCGAGACGATCACTGATCACTGATCAGCCCATAAATAATCATCAATAATAAATGGATCATCAATAATGAAGGTGCTCGGATTTAAATAAGAGGGCGAgatcttcatcttcttcctcctcctcctcctcgtccatTTATTCATAACCGATCATACCTCACATTTCCCGCTAAAACCCACGATACTGGCTGTGAAGTAAACGGTTAATGTAAGTGGGCGTGTCCGCATGTAAGTGGGCGTGTCGGTATGTAAACGGGCGTGTCCTCACCTCGGCAGTCACTCACCGGCTCGCCGGGACACGCGTCCAGTCGCGTCCCGCCAGCGGCGGAGTCCAGGTGAGTTCCCGTCTTCACACTAAACTCCAGCGAGCAGGACCATGAAGTAAAGTCCGAATAAAGTGCGTGTTTGGCGGCTCCAGGGTCACATGGAGCCGCGGCAGAACCAGGTGGGCGAGGCGCGCCTGTTCGGGACGCCCATCGTGTCGCTGCTGATGGAGGGACAGGAGCGCCTGTGTCTGGCGCAGATCTCCAACACGCTGCTGCGCCGCTTCAGCTACAACGAGATCCACAACCGACGCGTGGCGCTGGGCATCACCTGCGTGCAGTGCACCCCGGTCCAGCTGGAGCTGCTGCGGCGCGCCGGCGCCATGCCCGTGTCGTCGCGCCGCTGCGGCATGATCACCCGGCGGGAGGCCGAGCGCCTGTGCCGCTccttcctggggacccacaacCCCCCGCGGCTGCCCGACAGCTTCGCGTTCGACGTGACGCACGGGTGCGCGTGGGGCTGCAGGGGCAGCTTCATCCCGGCCCGGTACAACAGGTACGTCGGTGACGTCACGCCtagaataaaaaagtgaaagcgaagtggttgtcattgtgatcacGGTGACAGGACACGTGTCCTCTTGGTGAgcaccacgacaggcgcccggggagcagcgtgtggggacgggaccttcatcaaggggacctcagtggggaCCTCGGCGGACCGGGATCATCAGGATCAGTTCAAATTCGATCCGGACAATTCCGTTCAAACGCCCAAACATTTCAACAAATTCACTTTCTTCGccgttgtatttttttattaaatcaaatcagttttcagaaatataaaaaCGCAAAAAATCATTGCGTAAATCAGCAGTGATCCTGAATAAATGTCGagtgattaaattaattttattcgTTATTCGACGCATTTGAAATGTGCTTTTGGTTCATTCCGTTGCGTATCATCTGGTTTTAATTCCACGAATAAATGAAGTGATCGTATTAAAAGCcgaagataataataataataaaatagtttCCTGTACATTATGCAGATTTTTCGTTCCGTTTGGATTATTTCCATTTCAGCTCCCGGGCCAAATGCATCAAGTGCAGCCTGTGCGGCCTCTACTTCTCCCCCAACAAGTTCATCTTCCACTCGCACCGCGCCGCGGACTCCCGCTACACGCAGCCCGACGCCGCCAACTTCAACTCGTGGCGCCGCCACCTGCGTCTGACGGACCGCGCGTCGCCCGACGACGTGCTCCACGCGTGGGAGGACGTCAAGGCCATGTTCAACGGCGGCAGCCGCAAGAGGGCGCCGCCCTGCTCCCCGGAGCGCCCCCCCGAGGCGGAGGGGGGCGGCCGCAGCTTCCCGCTGGTCCCGCTGGTCCTGCCCAAGATGCCGCCCCCTCTCTTCCCGCGCCCGTACGGCGGCCTGTACCCGCCCTTCCCGCTCCTCTGGCCCCCGTGCTGCTCCAGCGCGGTCCCCGCCCGGCCCCCGAGCCACGCCTCCGCCTTCACACCCGTGCTGAAGGCCGCGGGGAGCGTCGGCAGACCGTACGAGGGCGAGGACAGCGCGGAGGAGGCCGAGGTGGACGTGGAGTCCCAGGAGGTGCGGAAAGAAGCAGAGCGGCGGCTTTAGAACATCTGGAAAAATCGCCTTCTGATTTGTGTCTTCTCGTTCTGTCCAGGTTCACAGAGAGCAGAGACGCTGTCATACACGCATCCTGCAGGACGGCGGGGGGGACTCTTCATCAGGCCgcgtcttctccagcagcacCTTCTAAACGCGCTGCCTTCTCCGTTCCAGACGCTCGAGAAGAAGAACCATCGTCTACTGTAGACGAGACCGAAGCCAAGATCCCGCAGGAGCCTGGAGAGCAGGGCGAGGGTCCGTCCGTCTTTCTGAAGTCCATAAAAATACACTTTCATCCAAAAAGGCAGAACTTGTTACCAGCTCAGTAGAGGTGGTGGGACCAAGTAACCCACCAAATACCTCCTCAGAAGTCTCCGGAACATTCTCTTTTACTTGTGCTGGGTTTTAAGTTGTGCTGTGTTGAAGTTCTGTTTTCTTGTGTCGTGTTGTGTTGTGAAGTggtattgtgtgtttttacattgtGTCATGTTCTGGAGTGGTGACgtgttctctgttgttgtcATTCCACGCCTtatgtgaaaaagtgattgtcattgtgaaacacagcacaccacacggtgcacacaaagtgtgtcctctgcttgaaacccatcacccttggtaagcagtggcaccttggcagctcaggattcaaaccggcaaccttctgattatggggccacttcctaaaccgctaggccaccactgccagctgTTACATTGCAAAGAAGTGTTGCTCGTCATGTAGAGTTGTCACGTTACATTGTGGAGCGGAGACGTGTCACTCGTTATGTAGAGTTGTTACGTTACGTTGTGGAGTGGTGACATCTCGCTCGTTATGTCGACGTGTCACGTTACATTGTGGAGTGGTGATGTTTAGCTTGTTATATTGTGACGTGTTGATCGCTATGTCGACATGGTGCGTTACGTTGCAGAGCGGTGACGTTTCGCTTGTTATATAGTGACGTGTCGCATAGCGTTGCGGTGACGTGTTGCTTATTATGTCGAGTTGTAGTGTTACATTGCGGAGCGGTGACGTTTCCTTGTTATATGGTGACATGTCGCTCGTTATGTCAACTTGTTGCGTTATGTTCCGCAACATAACACGACAAATCGACATAACGATTTGTTGTGAAGCGGTGACGTGTCGCGTTACATTGTGGAATGGTGACGTTTAGCTTGTTATATGGTGACGTGTCACTCGTTATGTCGGGTTGTCGCGTTACGTTGCGGAACGGTGACGTTTTGCGGAATGGTGATGTTTTGCTCGTTATATGTTGAAGTGTCGCTCGTTATGTTTACTTGTCGCGTTGCGGTGACGTGTTGCTTGTTATATGTTGATGTGTCGCTCGTTATGTCGGGTTGTCGCATTATGTTGCGGAACGGTGACATTTTGCTCGTTATATGTTAACTTGTCGCTCGTTATGTTGCGTAGCGGTGACGTGTTGCTCGTTATATGTTGAAGTGTCGCTCGTTATGTCGAGTTGTAGCGTTACGTTGCGGAACGGTAACGTTTTACTTGTTATATGTTGACGTGTCGCTCGTTATGTTGCGTAGCGGTGACGTGTTGCTCGTTATATGTTGAAGTGTCGCTCGTTATGTCGAGTTGTAGCGTTACGTTGCGGAACGGTAACGTTTTACTTGTTATATGTTGACGTGTCGCTCGTTATGTTGCGTAGCGGTGACGTGTTGCTCGTTATATGTTGAAGTGTCGCTCGTTATGTCGAGTTGTAGCGTTACGTTGCGGAACGGTAACGTTTTACTTGTTATATGTTGACGTGTCGCTCGTTATGTTGCGTAGCGGTGACGTGTTGCTCGTTATATGTTGAAGTGTCGCTCGTTATGTCGAGTTGTAGCGTTACGTTGCGGAACGGTAACGTTTTACTTGTTATATGTTGACGTGTCGCTCGTTATGTTGCGTAGCGGTGACGTGTTGCTCGTTATATGTTGAAGTGTCGCTCGTTATGTCGAGTTGTAGCGTTACGTTGCGGAACGGTAACGTTTTACTTGTTATATGTTGACGTGTCGCTCGTTATGTTGCGTAGCGGTGACGTGTTGCTCGTTATATGTTGAAGTGTCGCTCGTTATGTCGAGTTGTAGCGTTACGTTGCGGAACGGTAACGTTTTACTTGTTATATGTTGACGTGTCGCTCGTTATGTTGCGTAGCGGTGACGTGTTGCTCGTTATATGTTGAAGTGTCGCTCGTTATGTCGAGTTGTAGCGTTACGTTGCGGAACGGTAACGTTTTACTTGTTATATGTTGACGTGTCGCTCGTTATGTTGCGTAGCGGTGACGTGTTGCTCGTTATATGTTGAAGTGTCGCTCGTTATGTCGAGTTGTAGCGTTACGTTGCGGAACGGTAACGTTTTACTTGTTATATGTTGACGTGTCGCTCGTTATGTTGCGTAGCGGTGACGTGTTGCTCGTTATATGTTGAAGTGTCGCTCGTTATGTCGAGTTGTAGCGTTACGTTGCGGAACGGTAACGTTTTACTTGTTATATGTTGACGTGTCGCTCGTTATGTTGCGTAGCGGTGACGTGTTGCTCGTTATATGTTGAAGTGTCGCTCGTTATGTCGAGTTGTAGCGTTACGTTGCGGAACGGTAACGTTTTACTTGTTATATGTTGACGTGTCGCTCGTTATGTTGCGTAGCGGTGACGTGTTGCTCGTTATATGTTGAAGTGTCGCtcgttatttacatttacggcatttggcagatgctcttatccagagcgacttacaacgtgcttaccatgttaccatcgatgaagagatcaattccggttcactaggaccccaactatgaatacatctatttaattcactctgttgtagattctgtacacaaagttcgacaacaagaaagttgcaatttaatctaaatcttctctaaagaggaaggtcttgagctgccgtgtgaaggtgctcagtgactgagctggaagttcattccaccaccgaggggccaagacggagaagagtctagatgagcgtcttccttttaccttcagagatggagggaccaggcgagcagtactggaggctcggagtataccaggtgcagtgcgaggtgtaataagggctgtgaggtaggatggtgctactccatgtttggagtatcagtatttagaacctgatggtgcagctactgggagccagtggagggaacgtagcagagagcccattgagacatactgtatgtgattttgggccatataagaaataaatgttgttgttgttgtgggagaatttgggaaggctGAAGATTAGTCGTTATGTCGTGTCGCTTGTTATGTCGAGTTGTAGTGTTGCGTTGCAGAGCGGTGACGtgtcatttatggcatttatcagaatatGTCGTGTCGCTCGTTGGCTATAAATcgtgatttatttaaatgtgacatattCTGTTTGAACAGAGGAGCTGCAGAAACAGCTGGTGGAACAGGTGGAAATGAGGAAAAGGCTGGAGAAGGAGTTTAAGAGCCTGAAAGGTATGAGGCTCCCTGCGCGGAGATCTGCTGGCTTTTTTAAATTAGAGGAACAAAACTAAATAAGTTTGTTTCTCCTCAGACAATTTTCAAGATCAGATGAAGCGAGAGCTTTCCTACAGAGAAGAGATGGTCCAGCAGCTGCAGATTGTACGAGGTGAACATAACGACTTTTAAAGTATTACGTTTATGTATAAtatgtaatttaaatatttaaatcataaaatctttcaaatataatatttaatgatATTGTAATATATGTGATTGGTAGAGATGCTTTTTTGTGTTCCCAGAAGCTCACGACGCGCTGCACCACTTCTCCTGTAAGATGCTGCGCCCCTGCACCTTCACGCCGCCCTGAGTGCCGTGGTGTTGGCTTTTAGATCATGTGCAATGCGTATGTTCTGTACCGTGGTGCTCACTGTAAGATGTATGGACTCGATGTTCCTCCTACTCGTCTGATGTTCTGCTTCGTGTTTGTTGGATATGAATGTAAAGCACTTTAAACTGTTTGCCACACCGACTCGCATCTCCATTAAAGATCTGCTTTCGAACTCTGGAGTTGCTGCCTCACTCTTTCACTCGTCATTCATCTTCAGAAATATGGACGGAGGTGTGACAGCCATGTGGGCATAAATGACATATTTCCAACTTTACAGGAGAGCagaaccatttttttaaaaccagctgcctctgtgtgttcagtcagtttttgtttaataacttACAAATGATTAAGAATTTATTCAGAAGTAGCCCAGCAGGTAACACACCCCAAGAAgagaaccccacttcctaccatcgtgtccctgagcaggacacttaatcctgagtgtctccaggggggggactgtccctgtcactactgactgtaaggtgctctggatacgggcatctggtaaatgctgtaaatatagaACAATATgatatttgtaatatatatatatatatatatatatatcccaaTTTCTCACAAAATGTCCCCCATATGCTGTATATCTGCTGTATATCAGTTTCCTCTGATCACACTGAGACGGGTTCTGACGGGACCTGAGACGGGTTCTGGATGCACACCACCTACTGGACACCATTTCATCAGACAGAACTGGCTttcaaaagtcaaagtgaatAAAGAGCAGTTTTGAATCGGAATCGGAACTGCAGCAATATCTTGTTCAAATTGAAAATGAGCCATGAGACCAGGACCCAAACGTACAATAACACGACAAAGATGAAATGCCACACAATACAATTTCTATATAATAGTAGtttaactatttcaattactcTATAATcaagtaatgtaaaaaattaaaattgaaatgttgaaatatggCAGTGTTTACCACATATAACAGCACATGAATTTaataagataatataataacagccaccacaCTGTAAGATCATACAGTTATAACCCACTGCTAAATCTTTTTGATTAAAGTAAGATGATGAATTAAGTCACTATAATCAGCTTTATAATAACTGCAGTCGTCCACCGTAACTCCATCTTGGTTTTAGAGCCTCTTCCTCTCTTGTACTTTTGCTATGTACTTATTTTATGATATTAAATGATAGCGATTAATATTCCGTACCTTTCATGCACAGTTTACTTAATTTTACTTCATCAGAGTAAATTCACTTCAAATCCGACTCCAATTCAAATAATGGCGGGCCACTGTAGAAACATACGTCATCACGCACGCCACGCCACCGCGACGCACGACGTCGCCCTCACCCGCCGAAGCCCCACCACGCCTGCGCCAAGACAAACAAGATGGCGGAGAGAGTGCGGAACTGAAGGTAAAGCGCAGCCCGAAAACGAGTGTTGATGAGCGGGAGACGGGCGCTCTGCTTTCGGCCCGCGGCGCCGGAGCGGGTCGCGGGGGTCTCGGAAGCGGCGGCGCGGGGAGATGCGATCCTCCGGGGCTACTGCCGTGATGCGGCCAGGCTGCTGAGCGCAGCCGCTGTACCTTCACTTCCGCTCGGCTGCTGCGTGGATGTTGGACCGGGAGCTGCTGCGTGTTGTGAGGATGCGGAGAGTTTTATTTGAGTTGATGCGCGATCACGGGGTCACGGAGAAGgccggggtcagaggtcacgcgATCCGTCAGTTTCACCAAATTAATATTCCTGtgttgatgctgcctacagttCTGTACAGGAGAATGGCGGGATTCTGGGGGTTTAACTTGTTCTCAGTAAAACCTTGACCAGTTCGTGGTGGTGATGTTTACTTCTGCTGGGTGATGGTGGCTGGTGATGTTTACATCtgctggtgatggtgctggtgatgtttacatctgctggtgatggtggtggtgatgtttacatctgctggtgatggtggtggtgatgtttacgtctgctggtggtggtgctggtgatgtttacgtctgctggtgctggtgatgtttacatctgctggtggtggtgctggtgatgtttacgtctgctggtgctggtgatgtttacatctgctggtgatggtgctggtgatgtttacgtctgctggtgctggtgatgtttacatctgctggtggtggtgctggtgatgtTTACGTCTGCTGGGTGCTGTGATGTTTACATCTGctggtgtggtggtggtgatgtttaCATCTGCTGGTGGGGTGCTGGTGATGTTTACATCTGCTGGTGATGGTTGGTGATTTTACATCTgctgtgtggtggtggtgagtttacatctgctggtggtggtgctggtgatgtttacatctgctggtggtggtgctggtgatgtTTACATCTgctgtgtggtggtggtgatgtttacgtctgctggtggtggtggggtgatgtttacgtctgctgctggtgtggtgatgtttacgtctgctggtggtgctggtgatgtTTACGTCTTGCTGGTGGGGTGAGTTTACGTCTGCTGCTGGTTGTGGAGGTGATGTTTACGTCTGCTGCTGGTTGTGGAGGTGATGTTTACGTCTGCTGCTGGGATGGTGGAGGTGATGTTTACGTCTGCTGCTGGTTGTGGAGGTGATGTTTACGTCTGCTGCTGGTTGTGGAGGTGATGTTTACGTCTGCTGCTGGTGATGTGGAGGTGATGTTTACGTctgctgctggtgatggtggaggtgaTGTTACGTCTGCTGCTGGTTGTGAGGTGATGTTTACGTCTGCTGCTGGTGTGAGTGATGTTTACGTCTGCTGCTGGTTGTGGATGTGTTTAGtctgctggtgatggtggaggtgaTGTTTACGTCTGCTGGTGATGGGAGGTGATGTTTACGTCTGCTGCTGCGGCTGTGATGGTGATGTTAACATCTGCTGGTGGTGCTGATTTTAcgtctgctgctggtggtgctgatgTTTTATGTCTACTGTGATGGTGAGGTGATTTTTGTGTCTGCTGGCGATGGCGGCAGTGATGTGTATGTCTGCTGGAATGTAAATGGTGGTTCTGTTGGTCAACTGGGGTCTCTTCTGCTGTTAAAACCTAGAACATGATTGAAGTTCTTGCTTTGTCCCTTCGTGTGGAGAATTATATGTCCCTGGAGCACAATGTCCTTTAGACCCACAGATCTGGTCCATCGTCTTAGTCAGTCATTAACTTCCCCTCTGTTATTATACGATTCAGGGGAAGTCCGCTGACTGAGCAGCAgaagagtgaaagtgacatCAGTGTTTCCTATTTTATCTCTGAGTTACATCAGGTCTGTGTGACACTGCTGGTGGTTCTAGTGGCTCAGTTGTCTCTTGTTGTTGAGATGGATCCAGAGGCTGCACGTGTTTTGATTGCACAGATCGGGATTATGGATTAACGTGAAGCTCAGAAGAGGAACCATCAGAATTTAATAAGCTTCAAAACCTCCAAGGATCAGCTGATTTTGTCTCTATCTGCTGATCTCAAATCAGCTGGGTTCCTACTACTGTTTTGTTCTCAGCTCACTGGACCTGTAATCAGTGCCCTGAACTTTGGCTGGACTTTTATATGATTGGTTATCACGATAAATTCAGCTCAATCTTGATCagttttg includes these proteins:
- the LOC114779571 gene encoding SKI family transcriptional corepressor 1 homolog-B-like: MEPRQNQVGEARLFGTPIVSLLMEGQERLCLAQISNTLLRRFSYNEIHNRRVALGITCVQCTPVQLELLRRAGAMPVSSRRCGMITRREAERLCRSFLGTHNPPRLPDSFAFDVTHGCAWGCRGSFIPARYNSSRAKCIKCSLCGLYFSPNKFIFHSHRAADSRYTQPDAANFNSWRRHLRLTDRASPDDVLHAWEDVKAMFNGGSRKRAPPCSPERPPEAEGGGRSFPLVPLVLPKMPPPLFPRPYGGLYPPFPLLWPPCCSSAVPARPPSHASAFTPVLKAAGSVGRPYEGEDSAEEAEVDVEFTESRDAVIHASCRTAGGTLHQAASSPAAPSKRAAFSVPDAREEEPSSTVDETEAKIPQEPGEQGEEELQKQLVEQVEMRKRLEKEFKSLKDNFQDQMKRELSYREEMVQQLQIVREAHDALHHFSCKMLRPCTFTPP